The following are encoded in a window of Mustela nigripes isolate SB6536 chromosome 1, MUSNIG.SB6536, whole genome shotgun sequence genomic DNA:
- the LOC132011440 gene encoding olfactory receptor 51Q1-like: MAKVTNTTQASFYFILTGIPGFEVSHIWISIPFCCLYTISIVGNTTILAVIRTEPSLHQPMYLFLSMLALTDLGLTLTTLPTVMQLLWLNIRKISFEACFAQFFFLHGFSFMESSVLLAMSFDRYVAICRPLHYATILTSKVIGRIALAIICRCILAVLPSLFLLKRLPFCHSHLLTHSYCLHQDMIRLVCADIRVNSWYGFALVLLIIVMDPLLIVLSYTFILKSILGTASWTERFRALNNCLSHILAVLVLYVPMVGVSMTHRFARHASPLVHVIMANIYLLAPPVMNPIIYSVKTKQIRQGINNLLFKRNMCLR; encoded by the coding sequence ATGGCCAAAGTAACTAATACCACCCAAGCCTCCTTCTACTTCATCCTCACGGGCATCCCTGGATTTGAGGTCTCTCACATCTGGATCTCCATTCCCTTCTGCTGCCTCTATACCATCTCCATTGTGGGTAACACCACCATTCTCGCTGTCATCCGCACAGAGCCATCCCTCCACCAGCCCATGTACCTATTTCTCTCCATGCTGGCCCTGACTGACCTGGGCCTCACCCTCACCACCCTGCCCACAGTCATGCAGCTCCTCTGGCTCAATATTCGTAAGATCAGCTTTGAAGCTTGCTTTGCACAGTTCTTCTTCCTCCATGGATTCTCCTTCATGGAATCTTCAGTACTGTTGGCCATGTCCTTtgatcgctatgtggccatctgccgCCCCCTCCATTATGCCACCATCCTCACCAGTAAAGTCATCGGCAGGATTGCTTTAGCCATCATTTGCCGCTGCATTCTGGCTgttctcccctcccttttcctaCTCAAGCGCCTGCCCTTCTGCCACTCCCACCTTCTCACTCACTCCTACTGCCTCCACCAGGATATGATCCGCCTGGTCTGTGCTGATATCCGGGTCAACAGCTGGTATGGATTTGCTCTGGTTTTGCTCATTATAGTGATGGACCCTCTGCTCATTGTGCTCTCCTACACATTCATCCTGAAGAGTATCTTGGGCACAGCCTCCTGGACTGAGCGGTTCCGGGCCCTCAATAACTGTCTATCCCACATTTTGGCTGTTCTGGTCCTTTATGTCCCCATGGTTGGAGTATCTATGACTCATCGATTTGCCAGACATGCCTCTCCACTGGTCCATGTCATCATGGCCAATATCTACCTGCTGGCACCTCCTGTGATGAACCCCATCATTTACAGTGTAAAGACGAAGCAGATCCGCCAGGGAATCAACAACCtccttttcaaaagaaatatgtgtttgagatga
- the LOC132011446 gene encoding olfactory receptor 51J1-like, whose translation MKNSNSSLEFLPTTFILVGIPGLETEHIWISIPFCLMYIIIFLGNGTILHVIRTDPALHQPMYLFLAMLALAEVGVSASTLPTVLGIFLVGITEITFDACLFQMFFIHSFSILESAVLLAMSVDRFVAIYNPLRYTTILTLPRIFGAGIIMGMKSIILMAPLPMLLRNLSFCGHNVLSHSYCLHPNLIHLPCGDVSINNIYGLFIVTSTFGLDSLLIVVSYGLILHTVLSITTGEGRRKALNTCGSHVCAVLAYYVPMIGLSMVHRFGLHVSPLVHAMMANAYLFFPPVINPIVYSIKTKEIHHGIVRMLFQKRARV comes from the coding sequence ATGAAGAACTCCAATAGCTCTTTGGAGTTCTTACCTACAACATTCATTCTGGTTGGCATCCCAGGGCTGGAGACAGAGCACATCTGGATATCCATCCCCTTCTGCCTGATGTACATTATCATCTTCCTTGGGAATGGCACTATTCTTCATGTTATCAGAACAGACCCTGCCCTGCACCAGCCCATGTACCTCTTTCTTGCCATGTTAGCACTGGCTGAGGTTGGTGTCTCTGCATCTACTCTTCCCACAGTGCTAGGCATCTTCCTTGTTGGCATCACTGAGATTACTTTTGATGCCTGCCTTTTTCAGATGTTCTTCAtccattctttctccattttggAGTCAGCAGTGTTGCTGGCCATGTCTGTGGATCGATTTGTGGCCATCTATAACCCACTACGCTACACAACCATCCTTACCCTTCCCCGTATCTTTGGCGCAGGAATTATCATGGGAATGAAAAGTATTATTCTCATGGCCCCATTGCCCATGCTCTTAAGGAACTTGTCCTTCTGTGGACATAATGTCCTCTCCCATTCCTATTGCCTCCACCCCAACCTTATCCACCTACCTTGTGGAGATGTTTCTATCAACAATATCTATGGGCTTTTCATTGTTACCTCCACTTTTGGGCTGGATTCACTACTTATTGTGGTTTCCTATGGGCTGATACTCCACACTGTACTGAGTATCACCactggggaggggcggaggaagGCACTCAATACATGTGGATCACATGTCTGTGCTGTGCTTGCTTACTACGTGCCTATGATTGGTTTATCTATGGTGCATCGCTTTGGACTCCATGTCTCCCCTTTGGTTCATGCTATGATGGCCAATGCTTATCTCTTTTTCCCACCTGTTATCAACCCTATTGTCTATAGCATTAAGACCAAAGAGATCCATCATGGCATTGTCCGAATGCTCTTCCAGAAAAGAGCCAGAGTTTAG